From Thermovenabulum gondwanense, one genomic window encodes:
- a CDS encoding HD-GYP domain-containing protein, which translates to MKIPIDFLTPGMRVQKPLFGRRGELLLNRGVTLSDSLITLLKKNNILTVDVEGPVPFDEYQIKDTISEKLRQAALNTLMDWIKNRHILNLNRVYEVVKSLVEEILSDKEVSDNLTNLCSTDLYTFAHSVDVCILSVMAGKKLGFNKKKLYTLGMGSILHDVGKLDIPPEILNKPARLSPQEYEIIKKHPIYSYEKLRKREDENLNQYSLNIVLNHHERFDGSGYPRRLKKDEIYELDYLCAIADVFNAMTTHRVYRKALPVHEVYEMLEGSCDTLFPYDITKAFLSCIAPFPPGTLVMLSSDEPALVIASSTLPFRPMVKLLRSSEDIDLTKELNITIKRQLTPEEALSFIPTIDRKRFYSLINVNL; encoded by the coding sequence TTGAAGATTCCAATCGATTTTTTAACCCCGGGAATGAGGGTGCAAAAACCCCTTTTCGGAAGAAGGGGTGAGCTTCTTTTAAACCGGGGAGTTACGCTCAGCGATAGTCTGATTACCCTGTTAAAAAAGAATAACATCCTGACGGTGGACGTGGAAGGACCCGTACCTTTTGACGAATATCAAATTAAAGATACCATTTCGGAAAAATTAAGACAGGCTGCCCTTAACACCTTAATGGATTGGATAAAAAACAGGCACATTTTGAATTTAAATAGGGTATATGAGGTGGTTAAAAGCCTGGTGGAAGAAATCCTTTCCGATAAAGAAGTATCCGATAATTTGACCAACCTCTGTTCCACCGATTTATACACCTTTGCTCATTCGGTAGACGTTTGCATCCTTTCGGTTATGGCGGGTAAAAAACTCGGCTTTAACAAAAAAAAGCTTTATACCCTGGGAATGGGAAGCATTTTACACGATGTGGGCAAACTGGACATCCCTCCCGAAATTTTAAATAAACCCGCAAGATTATCCCCACAGGAGTACGAGATAATAAAAAAACATCCCATTTACAGTTATGAAAAATTGCGCAAAAGAGAAGACGAGAACCTAAACCAGTACTCTTTAAATATAGTCCTGAACCACCACGAAAGATTTGACGGCAGCGGTTATCCCCGCAGGTTAAAAAAGGATGAAATTTACGAGCTGGACTATTTGTGTGCTATAGCCGATGTATTTAACGCCATGACCACCCACAGGGTATACCGAAAGGCTTTGCCGGTGCATGAGGTTTATGAAATGCTGGAAGGCTCCTGCGACACCCTTTTCCCCTACGATATAACAAAGGCATTTTTATCATGTATAGCCCCCTTCCCACCGGGAACCTTAGTAATGCTCAGCAGCGACGAACCTGCCCTGGTTATTGCATCTTCCACACTCCCTTTCAGGCCGATGGTAAAACTTTTAAGGAGTTCGGAGGACATCGATTTGACAAAAGAACTCAACATTACCATAAAAAGACAGCTGACTCCGGAGGAAGCGTTGAGTTTTATTCCCACCATTGATAGAAAAAGGTTTTATAGTCTTATAAATGTAAACCTGTAA
- a CDS encoding chemotaxis protein CheW, giving the protein MRQLVIFSLNDEFYGMDIFSVNEIIKLLKIVSLPSSVSFIEGIINLRGKVVPVVDLRKRFGLPKKEYTDDTRILVADMEGHLAGFIVDEVLEVASINDDSIEPAPRALIPEAPFIEGIAKFKEKLVIMINAAKIFSFEEKQELLKVG; this is encoded by the coding sequence ATGAGGCAGTTGGTAATATTTTCTTTGAACGATGAATTTTACGGAATGGATATTTTCTCCGTAAACGAAATTATAAAATTGCTAAAAATCGTCAGTCTCCCCAGTTCGGTTAGCTTCATAGAAGGTATTATAAATTTGAGGGGAAAGGTAGTCCCAGTGGTGGACCTCAGAAAGCGTTTTGGTCTCCCAAAAAAAGAATATACCGATGATACCAGAATCCTGGTAGCAGATATGGAAGGACATCTGGCCGGATTTATAGTGGACGAGGTGCTGGAAGTGGCTTCTATTAACGATGACTCCATAGAGCCCGCACCCAGAGCGCTGATACCGGAAGCGCCTTTTATTGAAGGAATCGCAAAATTCAAAGAAAAGCTGGTAATAATGATTAACGCCGCAAAAATCTTCAGTTTTGAGGAAAAACAGGAACTATTAAAAGTAGGTTAA
- a CDS encoding methyl-accepting chemotaxis protein, translated as MVYLLLFAIILLLAATIYLSIRIYRIKKTVGQLGNLLDSYTKGQALFDRIEEDVERMMPSVKNLQKYLQNIIYHILKNSAEIAAGSANINSSSRKLEENIKDLNQILSGFLKNVMDINDRIVNSAAISEELYGSINEIASFSSKALDTSKNAASDLDLSLKSIEDAVSIIEEQGKEIFFISKEIMGLKDLLSKISSVSDNINEISSQINLLSLNASIEAARAGSAGKGFAVVAEAIKKLADETSKFSKEIVNLVKDIQNYIQKSANILEQSLKKVDRQKSVTDDAKKSLSNITNVMSGIEEIIKNISENIASQTQATEQMAENIQDVSNFSSVIADSIKNVEEILHKQKLYIGENFSQIKNLTTSVENFEIFTKEFDSILGDKLLEIAREVAERLTRESFSLERMPEIVKSYGVTEICITDEDGVVVLDNDKQSLNFRFPEDETTQAGEFRKILKGKADKVVQKIQPRNVDGRLYKFVGVKRKDRPGIVQVALSIEDIFRLTSK; from the coding sequence TTGGTTTATCTTTTATTATTTGCCATAATATTGTTGCTTGCAGCTACAATTTACCTGAGCATAAGAATTTACAGAATCAAAAAAACCGTTGGTCAATTGGGAAATCTCCTCGATTCCTATACAAAAGGCCAGGCGCTTTTTGACCGCATCGAAGAAGATGTGGAAAGGATGATGCCCTCCGTAAAAAACCTTCAAAAATACCTACAGAATATAATATACCATATTTTAAAAAACTCCGCCGAAATAGCTGCAGGTTCTGCAAATATTAATTCTTCTTCCAGAAAGCTGGAAGAAAACATAAAAGATTTAAACCAAATACTTTCCGGTTTTTTAAAAAATGTTATGGATATTAACGACCGCATTGTCAACAGTGCGGCCATTTCCGAAGAATTATACGGAAGTATAAACGAAATCGCTTCTTTTTCATCAAAGGCCTTAGATACTTCAAAAAATGCGGCCTCGGATCTGGATTTAAGCTTGAAATCCATAGAAGATGCAGTGTCAATAATAGAAGAGCAGGGAAAAGAAATATTTTTTATTTCAAAGGAGATTATGGGGCTTAAAGACCTTTTAAGCAAAATATCATCGGTTTCCGACAATATCAACGAAATATCCTCCCAGATCAACCTCTTATCCTTAAATGCCTCGATTGAAGCCGCCCGGGCAGGGTCCGCGGGTAAGGGTTTTGCTGTGGTAGCGGAGGCAATAAAAAAGCTCGCCGATGAAACATCGAAATTTTCAAAAGAAATAGTCAATCTCGTAAAAGATATACAAAATTACATTCAAAAATCGGCAAACATCTTAGAGCAAAGCTTGAAAAAAGTGGACAGGCAAAAATCGGTTACGGACGATGCCAAAAAAAGTCTTTCAAACATCACAAACGTTATGTCAGGAATAGAGGAGATAATAAAAAATATTTCGGAAAACATAGCTTCGCAAACTCAAGCCACCGAACAAATGGCAGAAAACATTCAGGATGTGTCCAACTTCTCCTCTGTGATTGCCGATTCCATAAAAAATGTGGAGGAAATTCTCCACAAACAAAAGCTGTACATCGGGGAGAACTTCTCCCAGATAAAAAATTTGACGACTTCTGTTGAAAATTTTGAAATCTTTACTAAGGAGTTTGACAGCATCTTGGGAGATAAATTGTTAGAAATTGCCCGGGAAGTGGCGGAAAGGCTTACCAGGGAGAGTTTTTCCTTAGAAAGGATGCCGGAAATAGTAAAAAGCTACGGAGTGACGGAAATTTGCATCACCGACGAAGACGGTGTGGTGGTATTAGACAATGACAAACAAAGTTTAAATTTCAGGTTCCCTGAAGATGAAACCACCCAGGCGGGTGAATTCAGGAAAATACTTAAGGGAAAAGCGGATAAAGTAGTGCAAAAAATACAACCACGAAATGTGGACGGCAGACTTTACAAATTCGTAGGAGTAAAGAGAAAGGATAGGCCCGGTATAGTCCAGGTAGCCCTGAGCATCGAGGACATTTTCCGGCTGACTTCTAAATAA
- a CDS encoding GNAT family N-acetyltransferase, translating into MAVAPEYQGRGFGKINLKKCLKKLLIKGAEKIKLIVISSNRKAYKMYRENSFDKEELISAWYKREYKN; encoded by the coding sequence ATTGCCGTGGCGCCCGAATACCAGGGCAGGGGCTTTGGCAAAATAAATTTGAAAAAATGCCTTAAAAAGCTTTTAATAAAGGGTGCTGAAAAAATCAAGTTAATAGTTATAAGTTCCAACAGGAAAGCCTATAAAATGTACAGGGAAAATAGCTTTGATAAAGAGGAATTAATATCGGCCTGGTACAAAAGGGAGTATAAAAATTAA
- the truD gene encoding tRNA pseudouridine(13) synthase TruD produces MKIKVFPEDFIVKEIADIKYQKGGKYRIYLLIKKHWNTVDALKFISRENNIPMGVIGSAGRKDRHALTFQYISVPKEYDPVFDRENVHLEFVGFSNDYISPKVLKGNYFEITLRKIDGETKERITQRLKEIKEWGYPNFFDDQRFGSVENEEEFIAEKILKKHYNGALKLYFTVTHPEDKKEERQRKQEIKNRWGDFEAILPLCRTKTEREIIEILKKGKSKENMVKALNIIPKEELSMFFSAYQSYLWNRTLSLILPSYVEDLFPVKGKIMDYLIYRNVKDERKFKELKNLEVPTVSYKIPQAEEPVRSAVMEVMKQRGVSPSDFNLKKIRKSFFKSFMRKAVVFPENLYFSGFEEDDFYRGYEKVKLKFALPPGSFATMLVKSLSL; encoded by the coding sequence TTGAAAATAAAGGTATTTCCCGAGGATTTTATAGTAAAGGAAATTGCGGATATTAAATATCAAAAGGGTGGCAAGTACCGAATCTACCTTCTGATAAAAAAACACTGGAATACCGTTGATGCCCTGAAGTTCATTTCCAGGGAAAATAATATACCTATGGGGGTAATCGGAAGCGCCGGGAGAAAGGATAGGCACGCTTTAACCTTTCAGTACATTTCTGTGCCTAAGGAATACGATCCGGTTTTTGACAGGGAAAATGTGCATTTGGAGTTTGTGGGTTTTTCAAATGATTACATTTCGCCGAAGGTTTTAAAGGGGAACTATTTTGAAATTACCCTGAGAAAGATAGACGGGGAAACAAAAGAGAGAATAACGCAAAGGCTCAAGGAGATAAAAGAATGGGGGTATCCGAATTTTTTTGATGACCAGCGCTTTGGGAGCGTGGAAAACGAGGAGGAATTTATTGCGGAAAAGATTCTGAAGAAGCACTACAATGGGGCATTGAAATTATATTTTACGGTAACTCATCCGGAAGATAAAAAAGAAGAAAGGCAGAGAAAACAGGAAATTAAAAACCGCTGGGGAGATTTTGAAGCTATTCTGCCGCTGTGCAGGACGAAAACGGAGAGGGAAATAATCGAAATACTGAAGAAAGGGAAAAGCAAGGAAAATATGGTAAAGGCACTAAATATTATTCCAAAAGAAGAGCTTTCCATGTTTTTTTCAGCCTATCAGAGCTACTTATGGAACAGGACGCTTTCTTTGATACTCCCTTCTTATGTGGAGGATTTATTCCCGGTAAAAGGAAAGATAATGGATTATTTAATTTACAGGAATGTAAAGGATGAAAGGAAGTTTAAAGAGCTGAAGAACCTGGAAGTGCCTACCGTTTCTTATAAAATACCGCAAGCGGAAGAACCGGTGCGCAGTGCGGTAATGGAAGTAATGAAGCAAAGAGGGGTTAGCCCTTCGGACTTTAATCTAAAAAAGATAAGGAAATCCTTTTTCAAATCCTTTATGAGGAAAGCGGTGGTTTTTCCGGAAAACCTTTATTTTTCGGGCTTTGAAGAAGACGATTTTTACCGGGGATATGAGAAGGTAAAGTTAAAATTTGCCCTTCCCCCAGGTTCCTTTGCCACAATGCTCGTTAAATCCCTGAGCCTGTAA
- a CDS encoding polysaccharide deacetylase family protein: MDNKGRNYFYIVIAVILCVIFGFLMGFIYAFSERRNTKEVLSPGGAVDGQSFEDYYFGEVNTLIYNRLFPEKKNSTVEEEDRKSENGGKIKDKIAYLTFDDGPSKNTEKILEILKEEGIKATFFLVGYKESENTVINKIYEEGHSLGNHTFSHRYDKIYTSVDSFMSDLKKQEDLIYNLTGVRPKIIRFPGGSKNTVYLKTGPAGIMTEIKKKVKEEGYHYIDWNVVTGDATMPYPDKQTMLENLKRGVKNKKIAVVLLHDTDSKNLTVEILPEIIKILKSEGFKFDTINEKNMKFIENYVMQR; this comes from the coding sequence ATGGACAACAAGGGTAGAAATTATTTTTATATAGTAATTGCGGTAATATTATGCGTGATTTTTGGATTTCTAATGGGGTTTATTTATGCCTTTTCAGAAAGAAGAAATACAAAAGAAGTCCTCTCCCCGGGAGGAGCTGTAGATGGACAAAGTTTTGAGGATTATTATTTCGGTGAAGTAAATACCTTAATATATAACAGACTATTTCCTGAAAAAAAGAATTCCACTGTGGAAGAGGAAGATAGGAAGAGTGAGAACGGTGGTAAAATCAAAGATAAAATAGCCTACCTTACTTTTGACGATGGTCCCAGTAAAAACACCGAAAAAATTCTGGAGATTTTAAAGGAAGAGGGAATAAAGGCGACCTTTTTTCTGGTGGGTTATAAAGAAAGCGAAAATACGGTGATAAATAAGATCTATGAGGAAGGGCATTCCTTAGGAAATCATACATTCAGCCACAGATACGATAAGATATATACCTCGGTAGACTCCTTTATGAGTGACTTAAAAAAGCAGGAGGATTTAATTTATAATTTAACGGGTGTAAGACCTAAAATTATCAGATTTCCCGGTGGGTCCAAAAACACCGTTTATTTGAAAACCGGTCCTGCAGGAATAATGACGGAAATCAAAAAAAAGGTGAAGGAAGAGGGGTATCACTACATAGATTGGAATGTGGTGACGGGAGATGCGACAATGCCCTACCCCGATAAACAAACCATGCTGGAAAATTTAAAAAGAGGAGTAAAGAATAAAAAAATTGCGGTGGTGCTACTTCACGATACCGATTCGAAAAATCTAACTGTGGAGATTTTGCCGGAGATAATAAAAATTTTAAAAAGTGAAGGTTTCAAATTCGATACAATTAACGAAAAAAATATGAAATTTATAGAAAATTACGTGATGCAGCGATGA
- the queD gene encoding 6-carboxytetrahydropterin synthase QueD has product MILIREFKFDAAHNLTAYRGKCERLHGHTYKLVVKIQGTPDSEGMIIDFVELKKIVEDSVLKKFDHSYINEIIPQPTAENIAEYIFKELYDVLKRDNCFLYEVEIWETADCGVVYRGEKGCN; this is encoded by the coding sequence ATGATTTTAATACGCGAGTTTAAATTCGATGCGGCCCATAACCTGACCGCATACAGGGGAAAGTGCGAAAGATTGCACGGGCATACCTACAAACTGGTGGTAAAAATCCAGGGAACGCCCGATTCAGAAGGGATGATAATCGATTTTGTGGAACTTAAAAAAATCGTAGAAGACAGTGTCTTGAAAAAATTCGACCACAGCTATATCAACGAGATAATACCCCAGCCTACTGCTGAAAACATAGCGGAATACATTTTCAAAGAACTATACGATGTATTAAAAAGGGACAACTGCTTCCTTTACGAAGTGGAAATATGGGAGACGGCAGACTGCGGGGTAGTTTACAGGGGTGAAAAGGGTTGCAATTGA
- the folE2 gene encoding GTP cyclohydrolase FolE2, producing the protein MKDVQSEKDERMVPLKKVGIKGLKWPLKVQDKKRGFQYTVANITISADLHRDLRGTHMSRFVEVLKNFEILSPKGIEDILIEIKEKLGANSAHIELLIPYFIWKESPVTKSESPLEVCAKIYAELSDSYKIYTGVKVPVHTLCPCSKEISQEGAHNQRAEVDILTRSKKMIWFEDLIEIAESSASCPIYTLLKRPDEKYITEKAFENPKFVEDVTRDAALRLEEDERIEWYRVEVTSFESIHNHQAFACVEKGWMN; encoded by the coding sequence TTGAAGGATGTGCAGTCGGAAAAGGATGAAAGAATGGTGCCTTTAAAAAAGGTGGGAATAAAGGGTTTAAAATGGCCTTTGAAGGTGCAGGATAAGAAGAGGGGCTTTCAGTATACCGTCGCTAATATCACCATTTCGGCAGATCTGCACCGGGATTTAAGGGGTACCCATATGAGCAGGTTTGTGGAGGTACTGAAAAATTTCGAAATATTGAGTCCAAAGGGGATAGAGGATATTCTTATCGAAATAAAAGAAAAGCTCGGGGCGAACTCTGCCCATATAGAACTGCTAATTCCGTATTTTATATGGAAGGAATCCCCCGTTACGAAAAGCGAATCTCCTTTGGAGGTGTGTGCAAAAATTTACGCCGAGCTGTCCGATAGTTATAAAATTTATACAGGGGTGAAAGTGCCCGTTCACACCCTTTGCCCCTGTTCCAAAGAGATAAGCCAGGAAGGTGCTCATAACCAGAGGGCTGAGGTGGACATACTTACCAGGTCGAAAAAAATGATATGGTTCGAGGACCTGATAGAAATTGCTGAAAGCAGTGCCAGCTGCCCCATATACACGCTTTTAAAGAGACCGGACGAAAAATATATTACCGAAAAAGCCTTTGAAAATCCTAAATTCGTGGAAGATGTGACCAGGGACGCCGCTTTGAGGTTGGAGGAAGATGAGCGCATCGAGTGGTACCGGGTGGAGGTCACAAGTTTTGAAAGCATACACAATCATCAGGCTTTTGCCTGCGTGGAAAAGGGGTGGATGAATTGA
- the folP gene encoding dihydropteroate synthase, translating to MILEITQKYLRKEMNRIGVHPDSIQIFEKKQNIIPLKLFGVPFPAANIIKQEMLALGGDAAVHKNVIDGKVERTDILLFGTKKHYEGLMEKLSKMPFFGLLEIKKDLEEFFNKKRTELLISPWGRKVYLNNTLVMGIINVTPDSFYPESRRKSVEEVVAAAEKMIEEGADILDIGGLSTRPGSEPVDEEEEQKRVIPAIKAVRESFPRAFLSVDTYRAGIAQKALENGADMINDISGFSFDERILEVVAEAKAPYVLMHIKGTPKDMQQNPFYEDVINEITGYFYEKIQTAVDKGVDPEKIILDPGIGFGKRYEDNLEILSRIRELKSLKKPILIGHSRKSFIGKTLGDISPEDRLEGTLAITAMCSLCGVDIIRVHDVKENKRVLKMLEAVKCQMYSSPLEAM from the coding sequence TTGATTCTCGAAATTACGCAGAAATACCTGAGAAAGGAAATGAATAGAATTGGAGTTCATCCCGATTCAATACAAATTTTTGAGAAGAAACAAAATATAATACCTTTAAAGCTTTTTGGAGTACCCTTCCCCGCAGCCAATATTATCAAACAGGAAATGCTGGCTCTCGGTGGCGATGCGGCGGTACATAAAAATGTGATCGACGGGAAGGTTGAACGAACCGATATTTTACTTTTCGGAACCAAAAAGCATTACGAGGGACTAATGGAAAAGCTGAGCAAAATGCCTTTTTTTGGCCTCTTGGAAATAAAAAAAGACTTAGAGGAGTTTTTTAATAAAAAAAGGACAGAACTTTTAATTAGCCCCTGGGGCAGAAAAGTATATTTAAACAATACTCTTGTTATGGGGATAATAAACGTTACACCGGACTCCTTTTACCCGGAATCAAGGAGAAAAAGCGTTGAAGAGGTAGTCGCTGCCGCTGAAAAGATGATAGAAGAGGGTGCGGATATTCTTGACATCGGCGGACTTTCAACAAGACCCGGTTCGGAGCCGGTGGATGAAGAAGAAGAACAAAAAAGGGTAATTCCTGCAATTAAGGCTGTCAGGGAAAGCTTCCCAAGAGCATTCCTTTCGGTGGATACCTACAGGGCGGGGATAGCTCAAAAAGCCCTGGAAAACGGTGCGGATATGATCAACGATATCAGCGGTTTTTCCTTTGATGAAAGGATTTTAGAAGTGGTGGCAGAGGCGAAAGCCCCCTATGTTTTGATGCATATTAAAGGCACGCCCAAGGATATGCAGCAGAATCCTTTTTATGAAGATGTGATAAACGAGATAACGGGTTATTTTTACGAAAAGATTCAAACTGCTGTGGATAAAGGAGTGGACCCCGAAAAAATTATCTTGGACCCGGGGATAGGTTTTGGCAAAAGGTATGAGGACAATTTGGAGATATTGTCCAGGATAAGGGAGTTGAAGAGCCTGAAAAAACCAATTCTGATCGGCCATTCAAGAAAAAGCTTTATAGGCAAAACCCTGGGCGATATTTCCCCGGAGGACAGGCTGGAAGGAACCCTTGCCATTACAGCTATGTGCTCCCTCTGCGGCGTGGATATAATTAGGGTGCACGATGTTAAGGAAAATAAAAGAGTGTTGAAGATGCTGGAGGCGGTAAAATGCCAGATGTATTCATCGCCCTTGGAAGCAATGTAG
- the folK gene encoding 2-amino-4-hydroxy-6-hydroxymethyldihydropteridine diphosphokinase, with the protein MPDVFIALGSNVGDREVNIKTAIEKIRQRGIKVVKISDIIETEPYGYVDQPRFLNAVLQAETLLSPRELLNTLQEIEKEMGRERKIKWGPRNIDLDIIFYNGLIFNDEDLKIPHPDAHNRIFVIKPLAQIAEDFIHPVLKITVKEILKSLDSK; encoded by the coding sequence ATGCCAGATGTATTCATCGCCCTTGGAAGCAATGTAGGGGACAGAGAGGTAAACATTAAAACGGCAATAGAGAAAATAAGGCAAAGGGGCATAAAGGTAGTAAAAATTTCCGATATTATAGAAACGGAACCTTACGGCTATGTAGATCAACCCAGGTTTTTAAACGCCGTATTGCAGGCAGAAACCTTGCTTTCACCCAGGGAACTTTTAAACACCCTTCAAGAAATCGAAAAAGAAATGGGCAGGGAAAGAAAAATAAAGTGGGGGCCAAGAAATATAGACTTAGATATAATTTTTTACAATGGTTTAATCTTTAATGATGAGGATTTAAAAATACCCCATCCCGATGCCCACAACAGGATTTTTGTAATAAAACCCCTTGCCCAGATTGCGGAGGATTTCATCCATCCGGTTTTAAAAATAACGGTTAAAGAAATATTAAAAAGTTTAGATTCTAAATAA
- a CDS encoding DegV family protein: protein MSNTVIITDTSCDLPEEVVNKLPVIRLKMSVSLKDNPGDDISYLDIKEFYDKMRRGEIIPVTSQVPVNVFMTCFEELRKEGKKGIVLGLSSKLTGSYQAALVAKETTKADHVKVLDTKCASLGTGLVVYKAAQMAEEGRDFDEISREIEFYAHHMEHIFTVDDLEFLKRGGRISGAQAFIGGLLNIKPILHMVDGAIFPLEKVRGRKNVVKRMVEIAAERGKNLENQLIGISHGDNEELALELADAMKREFNVKQIMISWIGPVIGSHSGPGTVALFFQNA from the coding sequence ATGTCAAATACTGTCATTATTACCGATACCTCGTGCGACCTGCCGGAAGAGGTGGTAAATAAATTACCTGTAATACGATTAAAAATGTCCGTTTCATTAAAGGACAATCCCGGTGACGATATCTCTTATCTTGATATCAAAGAATTTTACGATAAGATGAGAAGAGGAGAGATAATCCCCGTTACTTCTCAGGTTCCGGTGAATGTATTTATGACCTGTTTTGAAGAGTTGCGTAAGGAAGGCAAAAAAGGCATAGTGCTGGGGCTATCTTCAAAACTCACCGGCAGTTACCAGGCGGCGCTGGTGGCAAAGGAAACTACAAAGGCCGACCACGTAAAGGTTTTAGATACAAAATGTGCCAGCTTGGGGACAGGGCTTGTCGTTTACAAAGCCGCTCAAATGGCAGAAGAAGGCAGGGATTTTGACGAAATTTCCCGGGAAATAGAATTTTACGCTCATCATATGGAACATATTTTTACAGTAGATGACCTGGAGTTTTTAAAAAGGGGAGGCAGGATATCAGGGGCTCAGGCTTTTATAGGAGGACTCTTAAACATAAAACCCATATTACATATGGTAGATGGAGCGATTTTCCCCTTGGAAAAGGTGAGGGGAAGGAAAAATGTGGTTAAAAGGATGGTAGAGATAGCTGCCGAGAGAGGGAAAAATCTGGAGAATCAGTTAATAGGAATAAGCCACGGAGATAATGAGGAGCTGGCTTTAGAACTTGCCGATGCAATGAAAAGGGAATTTAATGTAAAACAAATAATGATTTCATGGATAGGCCCCGTTATAGGCTCCCATTCGGGCCCTGGCACGGTGGCACTGTTTTTCCAGAACGCATAA
- a CDS encoding gamma carbonic anhydrase family protein translates to MIINFKDKKPSIHPTSFVADSADIIGDVILEENSSVWFRAVLRGDINYIRVGKNSNIQDGCVLHVTESNPCVVGENVTVGHNAILHGCTVKDGALIGMGAIILDGAQIGEEALVAAGSLVPSGKVIPPRSLAVGSPAKVVTELTEEYLNSIRKNTRDYVMLSKIFLTGEFTN, encoded by the coding sequence GTGATAATAAATTTTAAAGATAAAAAACCATCAATTCATCCCACATCCTTTGTAGCCGATTCTGCGGATATAATCGGCGATGTAATCTTAGAAGAAAATTCCAGCGTGTGGTTCAGGGCTGTGCTAAGGGGTGATATTAATTATATTAGGGTAGGAAAAAATTCCAATATTCAGGACGGTTGCGTACTGCATGTTACCGAGAGCAACCCCTGTGTTGTGGGAGAAAATGTTACCGTCGGGCATAATGCAATACTCCACGGTTGTACAGTAAAGGATGGGGCTCTAATAGGAATGGGTGCAATAATTCTGGATGGGGCGCAAATCGGAGAAGAGGCATTGGTGGCGGCAGGGTCACTGGTACCCAGCGGGAAGGTAATTCCACCCAGGAGCCTTGCGGTCGGTTCCCCTGCGAAAGTAGTAACGGAGCTAACGGAAGAATATTTAAACTCTATCAGGAAGAATACCCGGGACTATGTGATGCTTTCAAAAATTTTCTTGACAGGTGAATTTACTAATTGA